One Triticum dicoccoides isolate Atlit2015 ecotype Zavitan chromosome 5B, WEW_v2.0, whole genome shotgun sequence genomic window carries:
- the LOC119312793 gene encoding uncharacterized protein YacP-like encodes MVGSAAYSATSIVVVMAKDKGRGKGTKGGAASSSGANKVDRRPPRITSNVKQNLRIVKFWKDYERKQTSGPQPATRFRKKKIMKEVLPDDTDFYEDPSATLTCTNDGSVEIASPVILVDGYNVCGYWGKLKSDFLNGNQGIARQMLIDELVSFSAVREIKVVVVFDAALSGQATHTETYKGVDVVYSADLSADCWIEKEVEALVADGCPKVWVVTSDVLEQQLSHGEGALIWSSKRLVKEIKESELELDEELKEIRSTSLQGKIFQHKLKPKVVQGLKNLRNQLEEQERKKK; translated from the exons atgGTGGGCTCGGCCGCCTACTCGGCGACCTCCATCGTGGTGGTGATGGCCAAGGACAAGGGCAGGGGGAAGGGCACCAAAGggggcgccgcctcctcctccggcgccaaCAAG GTCGACCGGCGGCCTCCGAGGATTACATCCAACGTCAAGCAGAATCTGAGGATCGTGAAATTCTGGAAG GATTACGAAAGGAAGCAAACAAGCGGGCCTCAGCCTGCCACCAGGTTCCGCAAAAAGAAAATAATGAAGGAGGTGCTTCCTGATGACACGGACTTCTACGAGGACCCTTCTGCCACTCTTACCTG CACAAATGACGGCAGCGTGGAGATTGCCTCCCCGGTTATTCTTGTGGATGGCTACAATGTATGTGGCTACTGGGGAAAGCTTAAGAGTGATTTCTTGAATGGGAATCAAGGAATTGCGAGGCAGATGCTCATTGATGAGCTGGTATCGTTCAGTGCAGTACGAG AGATAAAAGTTGTAGTGGTATTTGATGCTGCATTGTCCGGGCAAGCTACACACACTGAAACTTATAAAGG GGTTGATGTGGTATATTCTGCTGACTTATCTGCTGATTGTTGGATTGAGAAGGAG GTTGAAGCTTTGGTGGCAGATGGATGTCCAAAGGTCTGGGTTGTAACGTCGGATGTACTGGAGCAACAATTATCACATGGTGAA GGTGCTCTTATTTGGAGCTCTAAAAGACTGGTTAAAGAG ATAAAAGAATCAGAACTGGAGCTCGACGAAGAGCTGAAGGAAATCAG GTCAACATCATTGCAAGGAAAGATTTTTCAGCACAAGCTGAAACCTAAAGTAGTGCAAGGTTTAAAAAATCTTCGGAATCAGCTCGAAGAACAAGAGCGGAAAAAGAAGTGA
- the LOC119312792 gene encoding uncharacterized protein LOC119312792, producing MSSSSDNPNTVTDRGLFSKSSKDDAAAADKKKKEENKEEEGGGGFIDKVKDFIHDIGEKIEEAVGFGKPSADVARIHVPHIGLHRADLVVDVLIKNPNPVPIPLVDIDYLIDSDGRKLVAGLIPDAGTVRAHGEETVKVPITLDFDDIRSTYADIKPGSIIPYLLRVVFLVDVPVFGRIKIPLDKSGEIPVPYKPDVDVDKIKFHHFSFEETTATIHLSLENKNDFDLGLNLLQYQMWLGDDSVVEAELTESTRIEKQGITKMQIPFTFRPKDLGSAVWDMIRGRGTGYSIKGKIDVDTPFGNMKLPIDKVGGTTRLKKDDDDDEE from the exons ATGTCTTCCTCGTCGGACAACCCCAACACGGTCACCGACCGCGGCCTCTTCAGCAAGAGCAGCAaggacgacgccgccgccgccgacaagaagaagaaggaagagaacaaggaggaggagggcggcggcgggttCATCGACAAGGTCAAGGACTTCATCCACGACATCGGGGAGAAGATCGAGGAGGCGGTGGGGTTCGGCAAGCCCAGCGCGGACGTGGCCCGGATACACGTGCCCCACATCGGCCTCCACCGCGCCGACCTCGTCGTGGACGTGCTCATCAAGAACCCCAACCCGGTGCCCATCCCGCTCGTCGACATCGACTACCTCATCGACAGCGACGGCCGGAAGCTGGTGGCGGGGCTCATCCCGGACGCCGGCACCGTCCGCGCGCACGGCGAGGAGACGGTCAAGGTGCCCATCACGCTCGACTTCGACGACATCCGGAGCACCTACGCGGACATCAAGCCCGGGAGCATCATCCCCTACCTGCTCCGGGTCGTCTTCCTCGTTGACGTCCCCGTGTTCGGCCGCATCAAGATCCCGCTGGACAAGTCCGGGGAGATCCCGGTCCCGTACAAGCCCGACGTGGACGTGGACAAGATCAAGTTCCACCACTTCTCCTTCGAGGAGACCACGGCCACCATCCACCTGAGCCTGGAGAACAAGAACGACTTCGACCTCGGGCTCAACCTGCTGCAGTACCAGATGTGGCTCGGCGACGACAGCGTGGTGGAGGCGGAGCTCACCGAGTCCACCAGGATCGAGAAGCAGGGGATCACCAAGATGCAGATCCCATTCACCTTCAGGCCCAAGGACCTGGGATCTGCCGTCTGGGACATGATCAGGGGCAGGGGCACCGGCTACAGCATCAAGGGCAAGATCGATGTCGAcacgccctttggcaacatgaagCTGCCCATCGACAAAGTCGGCGGAACCACTCGCCTCAAgaaggacgacgacgatgacgag GAGTGA